In Nitrososphaerota archaeon, one genomic interval encodes:
- the malQ gene encoding 4-alpha-glucanotransferase, translating to MFMRKRGSGMLLHITSLPSNYGIGDLGPTAFRFAELLHKTKQSYWQILPLTPTSIKYGNSPYSAESVFAGNPLLISLEKLVEEGLLSEPLISPRNPFTVSRVDYQRVTKLKSELFKTAYAHFKQNIEDYSDEYDAFWRDNSHWLDDYALYIALKEKIGQPWYRWPRPIRDRETGALVEQKKRLADRVEMEQFTQFLFFKQWSDLKRYCQSLGINFIGDLPFYVNYDSADIWAHPELFSLDSSSKKPRLVSGVPPDYFSKTGQLWGNPVYNWDQLATTQFEWWMQRIEHSSKIFDLIRLDHFRGLLAYWAVPAGSRTAARGKWIQTPSGDFFDTLFRRFPNLPLIAEDLGVVTADVTEAMNRYDIPGIKVILFAFDDSPDNIHLPHNYIGRTVVMTGTHDNNTARGWFTEDATPEARETLYNYLGRQLTEDQIPWELIRLVLLSVGRLSIIPVQDILSLGADARMNHPAKSSGNWEWRVTAEQLDSVALTKFSEITEISGRAREK from the coding sequence ATGTTTATGCGGAAGCGCGGCAGCGGCATGCTTCTCCACATAACTTCGCTTCCCTCAAACTACGGCATCGGAGATCTCGGGCCTACTGCCTTCAGATTTGCAGAGCTGCTCCACAAGACTAAGCAGAGCTACTGGCAGATACTGCCGTTAACACCCACCAGTATCAAATACGGTAACTCTCCCTACAGCGCCGAATCCGTCTTCGCAGGCAACCCTCTGCTCATCAGCTTGGAGAAGCTGGTTGAGGAAGGTCTCCTTTCAGAACCGTTGATTAGTCCACGCAACCCGTTCACTGTGAGCCGTGTAGATTACCAAAGGGTAACGAAGTTAAAGAGTGAACTGTTCAAAACCGCTTATGCTCACTTCAAACAGAACATAGAGGACTACAGTGATGAGTATGACGCATTTTGGCGCGATAACTCGCATTGGCTTGACGACTATGCGCTCTACATAGCATTAAAGGAGAAGATTGGTCAACCATGGTATAGGTGGCCTCGCCCCATCCGTGACCGGGAGACAGGCGCATTGGTGGAGCAGAAGAAGAGGCTCGCAGATCGCGTAGAGATGGAGCAGTTCACCCAGTTCCTGTTCTTCAAGCAGTGGAGCGACTTGAAGAGATACTGTCAAAGCCTAGGAATCAATTTCATCGGTGATCTGCCGTTCTATGTGAATTATGACAGCGCCGACATCTGGGCCCACCCTGAGCTCTTCAGCCTAGACTCGAGCAGCAAGAAGCCTCGTTTAGTCAGCGGAGTCCCACCTGACTACTTCAGCAAAACTGGGCAGCTCTGGGGCAACCCTGTCTACAACTGGGATCAGCTCGCCACCACACAGTTCGAATGGTGGATGCAGAGAATCGAGCATAGCTCCAAGATATTCGACTTGATTCGACTAGATCACTTCCGAGGCCTGCTAGCCTACTGGGCGGTTCCTGCCGGCTCAAGGACCGCGGCGAGAGGTAAATGGATTCAAACCCCATCCGGTGACTTCTTCGACACACTGTTCAGGAGATTCCCGAACCTGCCCCTCATCGCCGAGGATTTGGGTGTAGTGACCGCCGATGTAACTGAAGCTATGAACAGATACGATATTCCGGGAATAAAGGTGATACTATTTGCTTTCGACGACTCCCCTGACAACATCCACCTCCCACACAACTACATCGGCAGAACAGTGGTGATGACCGGAACCCATGATAACAACACAGCAAGAGGCTGGTTCACCGAGGACGCCACGCCGGAGGCGCGAGAAACATTGTACAATTATTTGGGGCGACAATTGACGGAGGATCAAATTCCTTGGGAGCTCATCAGGCTCGTCTTATTGTCAGTCGGACGACTCAGCATCATCCCGGTGCAGGACATTCTATCACTCGGTGCAGACGCCCGGATGAATCACCCCGCCAAGTCCTCTGGCAACTGGGAGTGGCGAGTCACCGCGGAGCAGCTTGACAGCGTGGCATTAACAAAATTCAGCGAGATCACCGAAATTTCTGGCAGGGCACGAGAAAAATAA
- a CDS encoding DUF3536 domain-containing protein, whose product MDKFVCVHGHFYQPPRENPWLEEVELQESAAPYHDWNELVTRESYAPNMASRVMEPDGMIVEIVNNYMKISFNFGPTLLSWMERHAPDVYHAILEADLTSSQRFSSHGSALAQVYNHMIMPLANRRDKYTQVKWAVRDFEKRFRRAPEGMWLPETAVDIETLEVLAETGVKFTILAPHQASKIRRIGGGESEWIDVAGGKIDARRPYLCRLPSGRSLTIFFYDQSTSHDIAFGDLLRSGDRFGKRLLDTATHTDHGSRLVNVATDGETYGHHHHFGDMALAYCLHTVEMNRQVGLTNYGEFLGRFPPEFEVRIIENTSWSCSHGVERWRSNCGCNTGSKLGWNQQWRRHLREAMDWLRDQIIPLFEEESLKYLKDPWRARDAYIDVILDRSSSNVEDFLAKHTSKSLSKREKSTVLKMLEMQRHVLLAYTSCGWFFDEISEIGTVQVMQYAARAIQLANETLGVDLETGYLDLLRKASSNSAEFKSGADVFEQMVKPLAVDLASVGVHYATSSLFEQGESGVSKVYCYTVEDITYDVFQSGKIRLAIGKSRITSDITWDEAIIGFSVLWMGDQNVFGGFQQLKGEDEPIPVNRVEMVTDLERGDTRRLIESIDKAFAPNICSLEDLFKDEQHRIIRYILQTTLKDLEPSYHKIFESRYQIMRFLNDVGMDQPKVLTAAAEVTVSSEIRDILSSKEMDLNRLEKMIKDAKRFSIKVDGASVGLEASSRIVSELGKMIDAPEDVVRLEQVGRLVGLMNELPVHMDLWRAQNIFYLLAKQHYQQIKAKSSMADEESIRWIAAFKRLSEYLKIKVRL is encoded by the coding sequence GTGGATAAGTTCGTTTGTGTTCACGGTCACTTCTACCAGCCTCCTAGGGAGAATCCGTGGCTTGAAGAGGTTGAGCTGCAGGAGTCGGCTGCGCCCTATCATGATTGGAACGAGCTGGTCACCCGTGAAAGCTATGCTCCGAACATGGCGTCGCGTGTCATGGAGCCTGACGGGATGATTGTCGAGATTGTAAACAACTACATGAAGATCAGCTTCAACTTCGGGCCGACTCTCCTGTCCTGGATGGAGCGGCATGCCCCTGATGTCTACCACGCTATTCTGGAGGCTGATTTGACAAGCAGTCAACGGTTCTCAAGTCACGGCTCGGCACTGGCCCAAGTCTATAATCACATGATTATGCCTTTAGCGAACAGGCGGGACAAATACACTCAGGTGAAGTGGGCTGTCAGAGATTTTGAGAAGCGTTTCCGCCGTGCTCCTGAAGGGATGTGGCTTCCTGAAACCGCTGTTGACATTGAGACACTGGAAGTACTGGCTGAGACGGGTGTAAAGTTCACAATCTTAGCTCCTCACCAAGCCTCTAAGATTAGGAGGATAGGCGGTGGCGAAAGTGAGTGGATAGATGTAGCGGGGGGCAAAATTGATGCTAGGCGACCCTATCTCTGCCGCCTCCCTTCTGGAAGATCCTTAACCATATTCTTCTACGATCAATCAACATCCCATGATATTGCGTTTGGAGACCTTCTCCGCAGCGGCGACCGGTTTGGAAAAAGGCTGCTCGACACAGCTACACATACAGATCACGGGTCGAGACTGGTCAACGTTGCTACCGACGGCGAGACCTATGGGCATCACCACCACTTCGGTGATATGGCGCTTGCATACTGTCTCCACACTGTTGAGATGAATCGGCAGGTTGGCTTAACGAACTACGGCGAGTTTCTAGGACGGTTCCCGCCAGAATTCGAGGTGAGGATAATCGAGAACACCTCATGGAGCTGCAGCCACGGAGTTGAGCGGTGGAGAAGCAACTGCGGGTGCAACACAGGATCTAAGCTCGGTTGGAATCAGCAGTGGCGTCGACATTTAAGAGAAGCAATGGATTGGTTGAGGGATCAGATAATTCCTCTCTTCGAGGAGGAGAGCTTGAAGTATCTCAAAGATCCTTGGCGGGCGCGAGACGCGTACATCGATGTAATCCTTGACCGCTCCTCCTCAAACGTTGAGGATTTCCTAGCAAAACATACTTCTAAAAGTCTCTCAAAGCGCGAAAAAAGCACCGTTCTGAAGATGCTGGAGATGCAGCGGCACGTCCTCCTGGCCTATACAAGCTGCGGCTGGTTCTTCGACGAGATATCTGAAATAGGGACAGTTCAGGTGATGCAGTACGCCGCTCGTGCTATTCAGCTTGCCAATGAAACATTAGGTGTGGATCTTGAAACAGGTTATCTTGACCTGCTCCGGAAAGCCTCAAGCAACTCAGCCGAGTTCAAAAGTGGAGCAGACGTTTTCGAGCAAATGGTGAAGCCCTTAGCGGTAGACCTGGCGAGCGTAGGTGTTCACTACGCAACTTCTTCACTCTTTGAGCAAGGTGAGTCAGGAGTCTCAAAGGTATACTGCTACACAGTTGAGGACATCACCTATGATGTCTTCCAATCAGGAAAGATTCGCTTAGCAATCGGAAAGTCGCGGATAACGTCTGACATCACCTGGGATGAAGCCATCATCGGTTTTTCGGTGCTTTGGATGGGTGATCAAAACGTCTTCGGAGGCTTCCAGCAGCTGAAGGGAGAAGACGAGCCGATTCCAGTTAACCGCGTAGAGATGGTGACCGATTTAGAGCGTGGAGACACGAGGCGGCTGATCGAATCTATTGATAAGGCGTTTGCACCAAACATCTGCTCGCTTGAGGATCTCTTCAAAGATGAGCAGCACCGGATAATCAGGTACATTCTTCAAACCACGCTTAAGGACTTGGAGCCGAGTTACCACAAGATATTCGAGAGCCGCTATCAGATTATGCGCTTCCTAAACGATGTGGGGATGGATCAGCCTAAAGTATTAACCGCCGCTGCAGAGGTTACTGTCAGCTCAGAGATCCGGGACATACTATCATCTAAGGAGATGGACCTCAACAGGCTGGAAAAGATGATTAAAGACGCTAAACGTTTCTCAATTAAGGTGGACGGCGCTTCAGTAGGGCTTGAAGCGAGTAGCCGCATAGTCTCTGAGCTTGGCAAGATGATTGATGCTCCTGAAGATGTGGTGCGGCTTGAACAGGTTGGGAGGCTTGTAGGGTTGATGAATGAGCTGCCTGTCCACATGGATCTTTGGCGTGCGCAGAACATCTTCTACCTGCTAGCGAAGCAGCATTACCAGCAGATCAAGGCTAAGAGCAGCATGGCGGATGAAGAGTCGATTCGCTGGATCGCTGCGTTTAAACGGTTGAGTGAATATCTGAAGATCAAGGTTCGCCTCTAA
- a CDS encoding DUF192 domain-containing protein has translation MIVGALLIAEGPSRSLGFTEPVKEAQVDVNGKKIQVEIADTQDKRSLGLSLRDSLPKDHGMLFIFDDEGIYSFWMKNMEFNLDIIWINSAGTVVHVEKNLKPCLEICPSYESEKPARYVLEVNSGVSDELGIREGATVKIIFNN, from the coding sequence ATGATTGTTGGCGCGCTGCTGATCGCAGAAGGTCCAAGTCGTAGCCTCGGCTTTACAGAACCCGTTAAAGAAGCTCAAGTTGATGTGAACGGCAAGAAAATTCAGGTTGAGATAGCGGACACACAGGATAAACGGAGTCTCGGATTATCGCTCAGGGACTCGCTGCCCAAAGATCACGGTATGCTTTTCATCTTTGATGATGAAGGCATCTACTCATTCTGGATGAAGAACATGGAGTTCAACCTCGACATCATCTGGATTAACAGCGCAGGAACAGTTGTGCATGTTGAGAAAAACCTGAAGCCCTGCCTCGAAATCTGCCCCTCCTACGAGTCCGAAAAGCCTGCACGATACGTCTTGGAAGTCAACTCAGGAGTATCCGACGAGCTCGGCATCAGAGAAGGAGCAACAGTCAAGATAATTTTCAACAATTGA
- the glgB gene encoding 1,4-alpha-glucan branching protein GlgB, with protein sequence MSQTKTKDAANSSIVEHSLLSDYDVYLFKQGRHYRIYEKLGSHLTQVDGVEGTYFGVWAPNADHVSVIGDFNGWQPGYHTLIARSDESGIWEGFIPKVNNGSLYKYHIVSRFNGYQVQKADPFAFRMETPPKTASVVWQLDFKWGDGDWMKARRNRQSLKAPISIYEAHLGSWRRKPEEGNRWLTYRETASYLSEYLRNLEFTHSEFMPVMEHPFYGSWGYQITGYFAATSRYGSPQDLMFLIETLHKKGIGVFLDWVPSHFPTDEHGLVYFDGTHLFEYEDPRKRHNPEWNSYVFDYGRYEVKSFLISNALFWLDKYHADGLRMDGVASMLYLDYSRKPGEWEPNQFGGRENLEAVEFIRSLNEAVYKAYPDVQMIAEESTAWPMVSRPTFVGGLGFGMKWNMGWMHDTLYYITREPVHRKYHHGQLLFSLLYAFTENFILSLSHDESVYGKGSLLSKMPGDDWQKFANLRLLLGYMYGHPGKKLIFMGGEFGQWAEWNHDQSLDWHLLEYAPHQAVQQWVRDLNHLYVKEPALHELDFDPKGFEWVVTEDWEGSVISFLRRGATTDDTILVACNFTPVPRVNYRIGVPREGVWTEVLNSDAKKYGGGGQVNPKQVNTEKIPSHGRFCSLSLIIPPLGVTFLKSKGEQ encoded by the coding sequence ATTAGTCAAACTAAAACTAAAGATGCAGCTAACAGCAGCATTGTCGAGCATAGCCTCCTGAGCGACTACGATGTTTATCTCTTCAAACAGGGACGGCACTACCGGATCTATGAAAAGCTCGGCTCTCATCTGACCCAAGTTGACGGGGTAGAAGGTACCTACTTCGGGGTCTGGGCCCCTAACGCTGATCACGTATCAGTTATCGGCGACTTCAACGGTTGGCAACCTGGCTACCACACACTGATCGCCCGGAGCGACGAGTCAGGGATATGGGAAGGCTTCATTCCAAAAGTGAATAATGGTAGTCTATACAAGTATCATATTGTTTCACGCTTCAACGGTTATCAAGTGCAAAAAGCGGATCCGTTTGCATTCAGAATGGAGACCCCACCAAAAACAGCTTCAGTGGTTTGGCAGCTTGATTTCAAGTGGGGCGACGGTGACTGGATGAAGGCGCGTAGAAACCGTCAATCGTTGAAAGCCCCCATCTCTATTTACGAAGCTCACCTAGGTTCTTGGAGAAGAAAGCCTGAGGAGGGTAACCGCTGGTTAACCTATCGAGAAACCGCTAGCTACCTTAGTGAATACTTGAGGAATCTCGAGTTCACGCACAGTGAGTTTATGCCGGTGATGGAGCATCCGTTCTACGGCTCATGGGGCTACCAGATCACCGGTTACTTCGCTGCAACAAGTCGATACGGTTCACCACAAGATCTTATGTTTCTGATTGAAACACTACATAAGAAAGGTATTGGTGTTTTCTTGGACTGGGTTCCCTCTCACTTTCCTACTGACGAGCATGGGTTAGTGTACTTTGACGGTACGCATCTGTTCGAGTACGAGGATCCTCGTAAAAGACACAACCCTGAATGGAACAGCTACGTCTTTGACTACGGAAGATACGAGGTGAAGTCGTTCCTGATCAGCAACGCCCTCTTCTGGCTTGACAAGTATCATGCCGATGGGCTCCGGATGGACGGTGTAGCCTCGATGCTCTACCTTGATTATTCACGCAAGCCCGGGGAGTGGGAGCCTAACCAGTTCGGGGGACGTGAGAATCTCGAAGCCGTCGAGTTCATACGTTCTCTGAACGAAGCGGTTTACAAGGCATACCCAGATGTTCAGATGATCGCTGAGGAGTCAACAGCTTGGCCAATGGTTTCGAGACCGACTTTCGTGGGCGGCTTAGGCTTCGGGATGAAATGGAATATGGGGTGGATGCATGACACTCTTTACTACATCACAAGAGAACCGGTACACCGAAAGTATCATCACGGCCAGCTGCTCTTCAGCCTACTGTATGCCTTCACTGAAAACTTCATCCTCTCCCTTTCACACGACGAAAGCGTCTACGGGAAAGGGTCGCTTCTCAGCAAGATGCCCGGAGACGACTGGCAGAAGTTCGCCAACCTCCGCCTCCTCCTAGGATACATGTACGGTCACCCCGGCAAGAAACTGATATTCATGGGTGGGGAGTTTGGGCAGTGGGCTGAGTGGAATCATGACCAGAGCCTCGACTGGCATCTGCTGGAGTATGCTCCTCACCAAGCAGTGCAGCAGTGGGTACGCGATCTAAACCATCTATATGTGAAGGAGCCTGCGCTGCATGAGCTGGATTTCGATCCTAAAGGCTTCGAGTGGGTGGTGACTGAAGACTGGGAGGGCAGCGTAATCAGCTTCCTGCGGCGAGGCGCCACCACCGATGACACCATCTTAGTGGCCTGCAACTTCACCCCCGTCCCAAGGGTGAACTATCGAATCGGGGTTCCGAGGGAAGGAGTATGGACTGAGGTTCTGAACAGCGACGCGAAGAAGTACGGGGGAGGCGGCCAAGTTAATCCTAAACAAGTGAATACTGAAAAGATTCCATCGCATGGCCGCTTCTGCTCCCTCTCACTCATTATTCCTCCACTTGGAGTAACTTTCTTGAAAAGCAAAGGTGAACAGTAA
- a CDS encoding glycoside hydrolase family 15 protein: protein MVKFRGQRDAFGWPGCDPRWARGNLDGVGAAYSADSRVWFNLWRGTLSQIYYPLVDRPQTRDLQYLITDGKTFFHEEKRHLEPTVKRISDHVLGYTITSQDPQKRYKIDKQIIADPHLTCILQRTRLQILNSSVQQLKIFVLCAPHLEGGGKNNNAYIIVHEGREILAAEKGGAWLAVAATVPFTHLSCGFVGRSDGWTDLMDNKRMDWEFDRALNGNVALTGELDISETQEFTLATAFGDSLQNVLTTLFTSLSLPFDNHLERYVNQWNRPSNKILPLHPSSQDKGNLYHGSYSLILAHEDKSYPGAIIASLSIPWGEAMGDEERGGYHLVWTRDLVNSAMGLLAAGNNFTPLRALVYLSVSQQEDGGFAQNFWLDGEPYWTGIQLDETSFPVMLAWRLHETDALRDFDPYPMVMRALNFIIRKGPATQQERWEELSGYSPSTLAANIAALICGANFARTRKDEATAQFLEDYADFLDCHLEHWTVTTEGTLLPEVKRHFFRIHPIDLGDPQSEEDPNKGILVLPNQPPGEQKEYPAKEIVDAGFLELVRYGVRSADDPLIIDSLRVVDKVLKVDTPYGPCWHRYNHDGYGQHDDGGPYHGWGKGRAWPLLTGERGHYELAAGHDAKPFIKALERFSQPAGLIPEQIWDEKTQKHHMKIGRPTGSATPLLWAHAEYIKLLRSTSDGKVFDLIPAVADRYIKNRAKCKHLEIWKQNRQPLTMWKGYTLRVQAHDPFILHWSSDGWKSIQDTKSSSTSLGVEFVDIPTTQDQQGSIKFTFLWTKSNTWEGRDYEVTIE, encoded by the coding sequence ATGGTCAAGTTTCGCGGTCAGCGGGATGCGTTCGGATGGCCGGGCTGCGATCCTCGGTGGGCTAGAGGAAACCTTGACGGCGTCGGCGCAGCCTATTCAGCGGACAGCAGGGTGTGGTTCAACCTTTGGAGAGGAACCCTCAGCCAAATTTACTACCCGTTAGTGGATCGCCCTCAGACTAGGGATCTCCAGTATCTCATCACGGACGGAAAGACGTTTTTTCATGAAGAGAAGCGTCATCTTGAGCCTACGGTGAAACGCATCTCAGATCACGTGCTAGGTTACACCATCACGAGTCAGGACCCTCAGAAGCGCTACAAGATCGATAAACAGATTATCGCTGACCCGCATCTGACCTGCATTCTTCAACGCACTCGACTACAGATCCTTAACTCATCCGTACAGCAGTTGAAGATATTCGTGCTGTGCGCCCCTCACTTGGAAGGAGGTGGAAAAAACAACAACGCCTACATAATTGTGCATGAAGGAAGAGAAATCTTAGCGGCTGAGAAAGGCGGTGCATGGCTGGCGGTCGCCGCTACAGTACCGTTCACCCATCTCTCCTGCGGTTTCGTAGGTAGAAGCGACGGCTGGACCGATTTGATGGACAACAAGCGAATGGACTGGGAGTTCGATCGCGCGTTAAACGGAAACGTTGCGTTGACGGGGGAACTAGACATCTCGGAGACACAGGAGTTCACTTTAGCCACAGCCTTCGGAGACAGCCTGCAGAACGTACTTACCACGCTCTTCACCTCTCTAAGCCTACCTTTCGACAACCATCTAGAAAGATACGTCAACCAGTGGAACCGCCCATCTAACAAGATTCTGCCGCTCCACCCTAGCTCGCAGGACAAAGGCAACCTCTACCATGGAAGCTACAGCCTCATCCTAGCCCATGAGGATAAGAGCTACCCTGGCGCAATAATCGCCTCACTCTCAATCCCATGGGGTGAAGCCATGGGCGACGAGGAGCGCGGGGGATACCACCTCGTATGGACCCGAGATCTCGTCAATAGTGCAATGGGGCTTCTCGCCGCAGGAAACAATTTCACACCGCTACGAGCGTTAGTGTATCTCAGCGTGAGCCAACAAGAGGACGGCGGCTTCGCTCAAAACTTCTGGCTAGACGGAGAGCCATACTGGACAGGAATCCAGCTTGACGAGACCTCATTCCCAGTTATGCTTGCTTGGCGTCTGCATGAAACAGATGCTCTACGCGACTTTGATCCGTACCCGATGGTTATGCGAGCATTGAACTTCATTATTCGCAAAGGCCCCGCGACGCAGCAGGAGAGATGGGAGGAGCTAAGCGGCTACTCACCATCAACCTTAGCGGCCAATATCGCTGCGCTTATCTGCGGGGCCAACTTCGCTCGCACCCGTAAAGACGAGGCTACAGCTCAGTTCCTTGAAGATTATGCGGACTTTCTTGATTGCCACCTTGAGCATTGGACGGTCACTACTGAAGGAACGCTGCTACCTGAGGTTAAACGCCACTTCTTCAGAATCCACCCAATTGATTTAGGCGACCCGCAGTCAGAAGAGGATCCGAACAAAGGTATTCTTGTCCTCCCCAACCAGCCGCCTGGCGAGCAGAAAGAGTACCCAGCAAAAGAGATTGTGGACGCCGGTTTCTTGGAGCTTGTACGCTACGGGGTCAGAAGCGCCGACGACCCGCTCATCATCGACTCCCTACGCGTAGTAGACAAGGTTCTGAAGGTAGATACACCCTACGGCCCCTGTTGGCATAGATACAACCATGACGGATACGGTCAACATGACGACGGCGGCCCGTACCACGGCTGGGGAAAAGGTCGAGCTTGGCCTCTGCTGACTGGCGAGCGAGGACATTACGAGCTAGCTGCAGGGCATGATGCGAAGCCTTTCATCAAAGCATTGGAGCGTTTCAGCCAACCTGCTGGCCTAATACCGGAGCAGATTTGGGATGAGAAGACTCAGAAACACCACATGAAAATCGGTCGACCAACAGGCTCCGCGACGCCGCTGCTGTGGGCTCACGCCGAGTACATCAAGCTGCTACGTTCAACATCCGACGGCAAAGTCTTTGATCTGATTCCGGCGGTCGCCGACCGGTACATAAAGAACAGAGCTAAATGCAAGCACCTAGAAATTTGGAAGCAGAATCGTCAGCCGCTCACAATGTGGAAAGGGTATACTCTCAGGGTGCAGGCTCACGATCCGTTCATACTTCACTGGTCAAGCGACGGGTGGAAGAGTATACAAGATACAAAATCCTCTTCAACAAGTCTTGGAGTAGAGTTCGTCGACATCCCAACAACTCAGGATCAGCAAGGATCCATCAAATTCACCTTTCTCTGGACCAAAAGTAACACGTGGGAAGGCCGTGACTACGAGGTTACCATCGAGTAA